The following are from one region of the Methanobacterium veterum genome:
- a CDS encoding VOC family protein, with the protein MKVKYTNIAVENMDESVKFYTDVLGFEENRRFNPEKGVTIAFLKGEGESMLELTEGMENLDPNMKGKNGLFMVGLEVSDMDKTAREIQDKGIKFTRGPIDTPNGTKIAFFKDPQGVQIELIQPP; encoded by the coding sequence ATGAAAGTTAAATACACCAATATTGCGGTTGAAAACATGGATGAATCTGTCAAATTTTATACTGACGTATTAGGGTTTGAAGAAAACAGGCGTTTCAATCCAGAAAAAGGAGTAACCATTGCTTTTTTAAAAGGAGAAGGGGAAAGTATGCTTGAACTGACTGAAGGCATGGAAAACCTGGATCCAAATATGAAAGGAAAAAATGGACTTTTTATGGTAGGACTGGAAGTTTCTGATATGGACAAAACTGCACGAGAAATTCAGGATAAAGGCATAAAGTTTACAAGAGGCCCGATTGATACTCCTAACGGTACAAAAATAGCATTTTTTAAGGACCCTCAAGGTGTGCAGATTGAACTCATACAACCACCTTAA
- a CDS encoding helix-hairpin-helix domain-containing protein, with protein MELTKIKGIGDKLAKKIVDSFGSEADLQTAISNFEVDKLSEIEGVSQAKAIEIINEALGNPREEFLKTEQVIQIYDDIIARILKYASTKYGKNRVLLMSPTKDTAKIQENLDFVMNAKETVSKLPVNEISDLLKKVNPSGKDKPKYDPSRAILVESREDYNRLMDLDLHKYSTIITAEESETLDDYEFVVYIFSTGQVDLDDAYNIAMVTGDSLNYEIVPETVLSYYYTNYELLCNVLEIKNILGRKSAVGEVIEILDSLESAKVDESVFDASVEDAKKKADEKLAESIKQVDLKGDEVLALMNEGMPAKIQSIFDEVIKEARDEIKDKTGCSFDPFIQKYPIEIDEQELERVKKQEIARQHINTFDKKVKAASRLSTLKEGIEAEIQEILEFDYEFALGCFAYYYNLNSPHIGDEFNFKGGIHLNLALEKEINIQKIDYFLKTPENVALLTGANSGGKTTLLETLAQISIMAQMGLPVCAEEATVKLIDEVYFFSKKRSLDAGAFESFLNTFMPVVITDTHKLVLLDELEAITELEAAVKIIASFIDLIKDSNSYAVIVTHMAHEIMKYIEVRVDGIEAKGLDDNYNLIVDRTPRMNYLAKSTPELILRMIYEKSDGKMKDIYGQILEKF; from the coding sequence GTGGAACTTACAAAAATCAAAGGCATCGGTGATAAACTAGCAAAGAAAATTGTTGACAGCTTCGGCAGCGAGGCAGATTTACAGACAGCAATCAGTAACTTCGAAGTTGATAAACTTTCAGAAATTGAAGGCGTAAGTCAGGCTAAAGCTATAGAGATAATAAATGAAGCTTTAGGCAATCCAAGGGAAGAGTTTTTAAAGACAGAACAGGTCATCCAAATCTATGATGACATTATCGCCAGAATTCTTAAATACGCGAGTACCAAATATGGAAAAAACAGGGTTCTTTTAATGAGCCCCACAAAGGATACAGCAAAGATTCAGGAAAATCTAGACTTTGTAATGAACGCCAAGGAAACTGTATCCAAGCTTCCAGTAAATGAAATCAGTGACCTGCTTAAAAAAGTAAATCCATCTGGAAAAGACAAACCAAAATATGATCCATCAAGAGCCATACTTGTAGAGTCTAGAGAAGATTATAACCGGCTTATGGATCTGGATCTACACAAATACTCAACTATTATCACCGCAGAAGAGTCAGAAACTCTTGATGACTATGAATTTGTAGTTTACATATTTTCAACAGGACAAGTAGACCTTGATGATGCATATAATATTGCTATGGTCACAGGTGATTCTTTAAACTATGAAATTGTTCCTGAAACTGTCCTTTCATATTACTACACAAATTACGAGCTTCTCTGCAATGTTTTGGAAATTAAAAATATTTTAGGACGAAAATCAGCTGTTGGGGAAGTTATAGAAATTCTTGACTCTCTCGAATCAGCTAAAGTTGATGAAAGCGTATTTGATGCAAGCGTCGAAGATGCAAAGAAAAAAGCCGATGAAAAGCTCGCTGAAAGTATTAAACAGGTTGACCTTAAAGGGGATGAAGTTTTAGCCCTTATGAATGAAGGAATGCCTGCTAAAATACAGAGCATATTTGATGAAGTGATAAAAGAAGCCAGAGATGAAATTAAGGATAAAACTGGATGTTCATTTGACCCCTTCATTCAAAAATACCCAATAGAAATTGATGAACAAGAACTTGAAAGAGTTAAAAAACAGGAAATTGCAAGACAGCACATCAACACATTCGATAAGAAAGTAAAAGCCGCATCACGGCTCTCAACCCTTAAAGAAGGAATTGAAGCAGAAATTCAGGAAATTCTGGAATTCGATTATGAGTTTGCACTGGGATGTTTTGCATACTATTACAATTTAAATTCACCGCATATCGGAGATGAGTTCAACTTTAAAGGTGGAATACATCTCAACCTGGCACTTGAGAAGGAAATCAACATTCAAAAGATTGATTACTTCCTGAAAACTCCTGAAAATGTTGCACTTTTAACCGGGGCAAACAGTGGAGGTAAAACAACACTCCTTGAAACCCTTGCCCAAATTTCCATAATGGCACAGATGGGGCTCCCTGTCTGTGCAGAAGAAGCTACAGTTAAACTCATTGATGAAGTTTATTTCTTCTCAAAGAAAAGATCCCTTGATGCAGGAGCATTTGAATCATTCCTAAATACATTCATGCCCGTCGTAATTACAGATACACATAAACTAGTTTTACTGGACGAACTGGAAGCAATTACAGAACTTGAGGCTGCAGTTAAAATAATTGCAAGCTTTATAGACTTAATAAAAGATTCTAATTCTTATGCAGTCATTGTAACTCATATGGCACATGAGATAATGAAATATATTGAAGTCAGGGTTGACGGAATTGAGGCAAAAGGCCTCGATGATAACTACAATTTAATTGTAGACAGGACCCCTAGAATGAACTATCTTGCAAAAAGTACTCCAGAACTCATCCTTCGAATGATTTATGAGAAGTCTGATGGAAAGATGAAGGATATTTACGGCCAGATACTGGAGAAATTTTAA
- a CDS encoding sulfite exporter TauE/SafE family protein, which produces MDPTIFYIIILAITGAGIGFASGLLGIGGGFIMVPIQYWLFISIGVDPTLAIRMSLGTSLAVILPTAISGAYGHYRRNAVLIKPMAFLAITGSIGGILGGTIASHVPGDILKILFGVTALAVAVRMLLYKSPETRKEPKTNNNYFIAGGFVVGIMSGLLGVGGGFIIVPFLVIAMGYDIHKSIGTSTAVIIFTSIGGIISYIFNGLGVPGLPQYSLGYINLLQFIILAGASIPMAQLGVKAAHKLPADKLNYIFIALLIYVGLNMIGII; this is translated from the coding sequence ATGGATCCCACTATTTTTTATATTATAATTCTTGCAATCACAGGAGCAGGTATAGGCTTTGCATCAGGCCTTCTTGGAATTGGGGGAGGTTTTATAATGGTCCCTATCCAATACTGGCTTTTTATATCCATTGGTGTTGATCCTACCCTTGCTATAAGAATGTCTTTAGGTACAAGCCTTGCGGTTATACTCCCCACAGCTATAAGTGGTGCATATGGGCATTACCGCAGGAATGCAGTTTTAATCAAACCAATGGCATTTTTAGCTATTACTGGGAGTATTGGTGGTATTTTGGGAGGGACTATTGCTTCTCATGTGCCTGGAGATATTCTTAAAATCCTTTTTGGGGTCACAGCTTTGGCGGTCGCTGTTAGAATGCTTCTTTATAAATCTCCTGAAACACGAAAAGAGCCTAAAACTAATAATAATTACTTTATTGCTGGAGGGTTCGTCGTTGGAATAATGTCCGGCCTTCTGGGAGTTGGTGGAGGATTTATCATAGTCCCATTTCTTGTAATTGCCATGGGGTATGACATACATAAATCAATTGGGACTTCCACAGCGGTTATAATATTTACATCTATAGGGGGAATTATCTCTTATATTTTTAATGGGCTGGGCGTACCGGGATTACCTCAATATTCTTTAGGTTATATTAACCTTCTTCAGTTTATTATCCTGGCAGGTGCAAGTATCCCCATGGCTCAATTGGGGGTTAAGGCAGCACATAAACTTCCTGCAGATAAACTGAATTATATATTCATAGCTCTGCTGATTTATGTGGGTTTAAATATGATAGGGATTATTTAA
- a CDS encoding sensor histidine kinase encodes MTLYEVVKQLLFPSINIWESHVMTISFTTILAAILAYFVLNDREKLIKQLEQANYNLEDQIEERMAEVKRLANIVESSDDAIIGMDLNFRISSWNHGAVEMYGYSSGEIIGKHIFILMEPEEQVNNLRLIERAKNGESIEHVELECLKKDGSHFYLSITFSPIKNDKGNIVGISSISKDITRRKNAEEQLKDTINELKRSNDELQQFAFITSHDLQEPLRTIASYAQLIERRYKGKLDNEADEFIEFMVDGAKRMKQMIQGLLDYSRIETKGGKFQDFNAGSALNHALNNLGPVINENNAEVTYDALPIIFADENQMIRVFQNLIGNALKFHSAGLKPKIHISASKEIKGYIFSVADNGIGLEKEYCDKIFEVFKRLHSVGEYDGAGIGLAIVKRIIDRHNGKIWVESEYGEGSTFYFMIPFKESL; translated from the coding sequence ATGACCCTTTATGAAGTTGTAAAACAATTATTGTTTCCCAGTATAAATATATGGGAATCACATGTTATGACTATTTCTTTTACAACAATTTTAGCTGCTATTCTCGCTTATTTTGTGTTAAATGATCGGGAAAAGCTGATAAAACAGTTGGAGCAGGCTAATTATAATCTTGAAGATCAGATTGAAGAAAGGATGGCAGAAGTTAAAAGGTTAGCTAACATTGTGGAGTCATCGGATGATGCTATTATTGGAATGGATTTAAATTTTCGAATATCCAGCTGGAATCATGGCGCAGTAGAAATGTACGGATATTCCTCAGGTGAAATAATTGGAAAGCATATATTTATTTTAATGGAACCTGAGGAACAGGTTAATAATTTGAGATTGATTGAGAGAGCTAAAAATGGGGAGAGTATAGAACATGTTGAATTGGAATGTTTGAAAAAGGACGGATCCCATTTTTACTTGTCTATAACATTTTCTCCAATTAAAAATGATAAAGGTAATATTGTTGGAATATCTTCAATTTCTAAAGATATTACTCGGCGTAAGAATGCAGAAGAGCAGCTAAAGGATACAATAAATGAATTAAAACGTTCAAATGATGAACTACAGCAGTTTGCCTTCATTACCAGTCATGATCTCCAGGAACCTTTAAGGACCATTGCCAGTTACGCTCAACTGATTGAAAGGCGCTACAAAGGTAAGCTGGATAATGAAGCCGATGAATTCATTGAATTCATGGTTGATGGTGCAAAAAGAATGAAGCAGATGATCCAGGGTTTGCTTGATTATTCCCGTATTGAAACAAAAGGTGGAAAATTCCAGGATTTTAATGCGGGAAGTGCTTTAAATCATGCTTTAAATAATTTAGGGCCTGTAATTAATGAAAATAATGCAGAAGTTACTTACGATGCTCTTCCAATAATTTTTGCAGATGAAAACCAGATGATACGTGTGTTCCAGAATCTAATTGGAAATGCGCTTAAATTCCATAGTGCTGGGCTTAAACCTAAAATTCATATTTCTGCAAGCAAAGAAATTAAAGGATACATTTTTTCTGTTGCAGATAATGGAATAGGGTTAGAAAAGGAGTATTGTGATAAAATATTTGAAGTGTTCAAAAGATTACACTCTGTTGGAGAATATGATGGGGCAGGAATTGGTTTGGCAATTGTTAAAAGAATTATAGATCGCCATAATGGTAAAATTTGGGTTGAATCAGAGTATGGTGAAGGTTCTACGTTTTATTTCATGATACCCTTTAAGGAGTCCCTATAA
- a CDS encoding NifB/NifX family molybdenum-iron cluster-binding protein, which produces MKVAITSTGLSLESNISNVFGRSPNFIVADLENGKVENVLPIENPAKNERGAGNLAAQFIVDQGVEALIIGELGNVAFGILRNAGIKIYKISPGSVEKNIRYFGEGKLDEIDSVSSGFPGRGKSLGGIRHR; this is translated from the coding sequence ATGAAAGTAGCTATTACATCAACTGGACTTAGTTTGGAATCAAATATAAGCAACGTATTTGGAAGAAGCCCCAATTTTATCGTTGCAGATCTGGAAAATGGTAAAGTTGAAAATGTTTTACCCATTGAAAATCCTGCAAAAAATGAAAGGGGAGCCGGGAACTTAGCGGCACAATTTATAGTAGATCAAGGTGTTGAAGCTCTGATTATAGGAGAATTAGGTAATGTTGCCTTTGGTATTTTAAGAAATGCAGGAATTAAAATTTATAAAATCAGTCCTGGAAGTGTAGAAAAAAACATTAGATACTTTGGGGAAGGTAAATTAGATGAAATAGACTCAGTATCTTCAGGATTTCCTGGAAGGGGTAAAAGCCTAGGTGGAATTAGGCATAGATAA
- a CDS encoding 4Fe-4S binding protein yields the protein MVKITVDYDKCEGAECGECADVCPMEVLVIEEDTLVIKNKGECSLCEVCMDVCPDEAIKVEE from the coding sequence ATGGTTAAAATAACAGTAGATTACGATAAATGCGAAGGTGCAGAATGCGGGGAATGCGCAGATGTATGCCCCATGGAAGTTCTTGTAATTGAGGAAGATACTCTTGTAATCAAGAACAAAGGGGAATGCAGCTTGTGCGAAGTATGTATGGATGTATGTCCAGATGAAGCAATAAAAGTTGAGGAATGA
- a CDS encoding ATP-binding protein, which produces MFKEIFDKSPTGIFCYDKKGNLIDVNYTALKITGITSLDDFKKINLFDSHDIALRKDELIKTGLVKFQSSLNYENIRNDGSYASVNSGTAFIDWTISKADFGFLVQIRDVTEHTEIEKELKKSAEEIKRNNKVLNGIIKIFQAGLRVKSKKELAQMSLKIIEEIMGSSSGFICEITPKKLLNTIATSFSGACERKTPEGKQLVMETDLPIKGIRWSVINEARPLIFNDINKHPKWIEPPEDHVKIKSFMGVPLMYSGEVFGEIGLVHTDGDFSQDDLEIVELISTVVMEALMSYKSRNQLTEYKIKSEELVRKFKDSEESFRALAENSPDLITRIDTDFKYIFINFKILELQGNYPDFYMGKTFEETGTPMRYAEMWRSKYQKLLDTGELQKFEYSSITNDGFRYFETTAVPEYNSKGEIESILSISRDITERKNSERQLKEIITELQRSNKELQSFAYITSHDLQEPLRTIASYAQLIERRYKGKLDDDADEFIEYMVDGAKRMKSMIQGLLDYSRVGTKGNEFKEFNAQEALDYALSNLESSIAENNAEITSDPILPVIFADEDQIARVFQNLIGNALKFCKDGIMPEIHVSARKKDKEYVFSVSDNGIGMEEQYSDHIFEVFKRLHSIDEYQGAGIGLAIVKRIVDRHGGRVWVESELGKGSTFYFTIPVRNKALLRIINKIK; this is translated from the coding sequence ATATTCAAGGAAATATTTGATAAGTCTCCTACTGGTATTTTTTGTTATGATAAAAAGGGTAATTTAATTGATGTTAATTATACTGCCCTAAAAATAACAGGTATTACTTCTTTAGATGATTTTAAAAAAATTAATTTATTTGATAGTCATGATATTGCATTAAGAAAGGATGAATTGATTAAAACAGGTTTGGTTAAGTTTCAATCTAGTTTAAACTATGAAAATATCAGAAATGACGGAAGTTATGCTTCTGTAAATTCTGGAACTGCTTTTATTGATTGGACTATCTCTAAAGCCGATTTTGGTTTTTTAGTTCAAATTCGGGATGTTACTGAACATACAGAAATTGAAAAAGAGTTAAAAAAATCAGCAGAAGAGATCAAAAGAAATAACAAAGTATTAAACGGCATAATTAAAATATTTCAGGCCGGTTTAAGAGTTAAAAGTAAAAAAGAATTAGCTCAAATGTCATTAAAAATTATTGAGGAAATTATGGGCAGCTCTTCTGGTTTTATATGTGAGATAACACCTAAAAAATTATTAAATACTATTGCAACAAGTTTTTCTGGGGCGTGCGAACGTAAAACACCCGAGGGTAAACAGTTGGTTATGGAAACAGATTTACCTATTAAAGGAATTAGGTGGAGTGTTATTAATGAAGCAAGGCCTTTAATTTTTAATGACATTAATAAACATCCAAAATGGATTGAACCTCCAGAAGACCATGTTAAAATTAAAAGTTTCATGGGCGTGCCTTTAATGTATTCTGGTGAAGTTTTTGGCGAAATTGGACTGGTTCATACAGATGGAGATTTTAGTCAGGATGATTTAGAAATAGTTGAATTAATATCTACTGTAGTTATGGAAGCTTTAATGAGTTATAAATCCAGAAATCAATTAACAGAGTATAAAATTAAGTCAGAGGAATTAGTTAGAAAATTTAAAGATAGTGAGGAATCATTTAGGGCACTTGCAGAAAATTCACCTGATCTTATAACACGGATCGACACTGATTTTAAATACATTTTTATTAATTTTAAAATTTTAGAATTGCAGGGTAATTACCCTGACTTTTATATGGGTAAAACCTTTGAGGAAACAGGCACCCCTATGAGATATGCTGAAATGTGGAGGTCAAAATATCAAAAATTACTGGATACTGGTGAATTACAGAAGTTTGAATACAGTTCTATAACTAATGATGGTTTTAGATATTTTGAGACCACTGCCGTACCTGAATATAATTCTAAAGGCGAAATTGAATCGATACTGTCTATAAGTCGTGACATTACTGAAAGAAAGAATAGTGAAAGACAATTAAAAGAAATTATAACTGAACTGCAGCGTTCTAATAAAGAATTACAGAGTTTTGCTTACATTACAAGCCATGACCTGCAGGAACCGCTGCGGACTATTGCCAGTTATGCGCAGTTAATTGAAAGACGTTATAAGGGTAAGCTTGATGATGACGCTGATGAATTCATTGAGTACATGGTTGATGGTGCAAAGAGAATGAAAAGCATGATTCAGGGCTTGCTTGATTATTCCCGTGTTGGGACAAAAGGAAACGAATTTAAAGAATTCAATGCTCAAGAAGCTTTAGATTATGCTTTAAGTAACTTAGAATCTTCAATTGCTGAAAATAATGCTGAAATAACCAGTGATCCAATTCTTCCTGTAATTTTCGCCGATGAAGATCAAATTGCACGCGTATTCCAGAATCTAATTGGAAATGCGCTTAAATTCTGTAAGGATGGTATAATGCCTGAAATTCACGTTTCAGCTCGAAAAAAAGATAAAGAATATGTTTTTTCAGTTAGTGACAATGGAATTGGAATGGAAGAACAGTACAGTGACCATATTTTTGAAGTGTTCAAGCGATTACATTCAATTGATGAGTATCAAGGTGCAGGAATAGGTCTGGCTATAGTTAAACGAATAGTGGATCGTCATGGTGGGCGTGTTTGGGTTGAATCAGAGTTAGGTAAAGGTTCGACATTTTATTTTACCATACCTGTTAGAAATAAAGCCCTTCTAAGGATAATTAATAAGATTAAATAA
- a CDS encoding catalase: MNKDKKKQKIDEKSKVEDLEEFREYPEGKGLTTDQGVKVNHTDDSLKAGKRGPTLMEDFHFREKITHFDHERIPERIVHARGAGAHGYFECYESMSEYTMAKFLQEPGKKTPVFVRFSTVAGFRGSADTARDVRGFATKFYTEDGNYDLVGNNIPIFFIQDAIKFPDLIHSVKPEPDNEIPQASTAHDTFYDFVVSAPETTHMIMWALSDRAIPRSYRMMEGFSVNTFRFVNMEGKGRFIKFIWKPLLGVHSLVWDESMKLGGEDPDYHRRDLYEAIDNGDYPEYELYVQMVEEEDEHNFDFDILDPTKHWPEELITPKKIGKLVLNRKPDNFFAEVEQVAFCPGNVVPGIDFSNDPLLQGRLFSYIDTQLIRLGGPNFHEIPINRPLAPVHNNQRDGYHRHTINTGKTSYFPNTLGDNCPKPVPREDGGYVHYMEKVEGKKIRDRSDKFKDFYSQARSFYNSMSEPEKQHIISAFHFEVGKVESKEVRQKMVDQFANVDKGLAVAIAKGVGVSPPPNGADSSTADNFPSFSMENTVKDTVKTRKVAILAENGFNYDELVKVKDALEDAGANSEIISMYLGMIKADTGQEIEVDKNYISTASTQFDAVYVPGGKESVETLKKRGDVIHFVNEAFKHCKAIAAVSEGMDLLIESDITGFSISKGEITSDKGVVTTVDNTQIKNFAKSFIEAIAVHRHWNRGTKEEIPA; the protein is encoded by the coding sequence ATGAATAAAGATAAAAAAAAGCAGAAAATTGATGAAAAAAGCAAAGTTGAAGATCTAGAAGAATTTAGAGAATATCCTGAAGGAAAAGGACTCACCACAGACCAGGGGGTAAAGGTAAATCATACCGACGACTCCCTGAAAGCTGGAAAAAGAGGACCTACACTGATGGAAGACTTTCATTTCAGGGAAAAAATAACCCATTTTGACCATGAAAGAATCCCTGAAAGAATAGTGCATGCAAGGGGCGCTGGTGCCCACGGTTACTTTGAATGTTATGAGTCAATGTCTGAATATACAATGGCCAAATTCCTCCAAGAACCTGGAAAAAAAACACCAGTATTTGTGAGGTTTTCAACAGTAGCAGGATTTAGAGGTTCTGCAGATACTGCAAGAGATGTTAGAGGCTTTGCAACTAAATTTTATACTGAAGATGGTAATTATGACCTCGTAGGCAATAATATACCCATATTTTTCATACAGGATGCCATTAAATTCCCTGATTTAATCCATTCAGTTAAACCAGAACCCGATAATGAAATACCCCAGGCATCAACTGCCCACGATACATTCTACGATTTCGTGGTAAGCGCGCCGGAAACAACCCACATGATCATGTGGGCACTATCCGACAGGGCAATACCTAGAAGCTACAGGATGATGGAAGGCTTCAGCGTCAACACCTTCAGATTCGTGAACATGGAAGGAAAAGGCAGATTTATCAAATTTATATGGAAACCACTGCTTGGAGTGCATTCATTGGTCTGGGACGAGTCAATGAAGCTTGGCGGAGAAGATCCGGATTATCACAGGCGTGACCTCTACGAAGCAATAGATAACGGAGATTATCCTGAATATGAGCTTTATGTTCAGATGGTTGAAGAAGAGGATGAACACAACTTCGATTTTGACATTCTTGACCCCACCAAACACTGGCCTGAAGAACTTATAACGCCTAAAAAGATTGGTAAACTTGTTTTAAACAGAAAACCAGATAACTTCTTTGCAGAAGTGGAACAGGTAGCATTTTGCCCTGGAAATGTAGTCCCAGGAATAGATTTCAGTAATGACCCACTTCTACAGGGCAGGCTCTTTTCATACATTGACACGCAGCTTATCCGGCTGGGCGGCCCAAATTTCCACGAAATACCTATAAATAGACCATTAGCACCGGTGCACAATAATCAACGCGACGGATATCACCGACATACAATTAATACTGGTAAAACCAGCTATTTCCCCAATACACTGGGAGATAACTGCCCTAAACCCGTTCCTAGAGAAGATGGAGGCTATGTCCATTACATGGAAAAGGTGGAAGGTAAAAAAATAAGGGACAGAAGTGATAAGTTCAAGGACTTCTACAGCCAGGCCAGATCATTTTACAACAGCATGTCTGAGCCCGAAAAGCAGCATATTATCAGTGCTTTCCACTTTGAAGTTGGAAAAGTAGAGTCAAAAGAAGTCCGCCAGAAAATGGTGGATCAATTTGCAAATGTAGATAAAGGGCTTGCTGTAGCAATTGCAAAGGGAGTTGGTGTTTCACCACCACCAAACGGTGCAGATTCAAGCACTGCAGACAATTTCCCATCATTCAGTATGGAAAATACAGTAAAAGACACTGTAAAAACCAGGAAAGTTGCCATACTTGCAGAAAACGGTTTCAATTATGATGAATTAGTGAAGGTAAAGGACGCCCTTGAGGACGCTGGGGCAAATTCAGAAATCATATCCATGTACCTCGGAATGATCAAAGCAGATACTGGGCAGGAAATTGAAGTTGACAAAAATTACATTTCTACAGCATCTACTCAGTTCGATGCAGTCTACGTACCTGGAGGTAAAGAAAGTGTGGAAACACTGAAAAAACGTGGCGATGTAATTCATTTTGTAAATGAGGCGTTTAAACACTGCAAAGCCATTGCCGCAGTTAGTGAAGGCATGGATTTACTTATAGAATCAGATATAACAGGGTTTTCAATTTCAAAAGGAGAAATAACTTCAGATAAAGGTGTAGTTACTACCGTTGACAATACTCAGATAAAAAATTTTGCTAAAAGTTTTATTGAGGCAATTGCCGTGCACCGCCACTGGAACCGTGGAACAAAAGAAGAGATACCCGCCTGA